In one window of Bacteriovorax sp. BAL6_X DNA:
- a CDS encoding 50S ribosomal protein L25: MSTTSILKVETRKPGRSTTQMRKNGYIPGTIYGKGFAGAQFMVPKHGLSKFLHTSGKVFEVEFEGKKHLVTLADVQRGHLGTDFVHCSFHKVSAKEKVVISLPIHFVGEAVGTKAGGLVNFNMHEVEVEGLPKDMPESLEFDITGLELDGHWSLEHFTLPTGLTWAHEPTSSVVSCHLPKVVVEPEVEETEMVVETHADAEAAEKKEEAAS; this comes from the coding sequence GTGTCAACAACTAGTATTTTAAAAGTTGAAACAAGAAAACCGGGAAGATCAACAACTCAAATGAGAAAAAACGGATATATTCCAGGAACTATTTACGGAAAAGGTTTTGCAGGAGCTCAATTCATGGTTCCAAAGCATGGTCTTTCAAAGTTTCTACATACTTCAGGAAAAGTATTTGAAGTAGAGTTCGAAGGTAAGAAACACCTTGTAACTCTAGCAGATGTACAAAGAGGACACCTAGGTACGGATTTTGTTCATTGCTCATTCCACAAAGTATCAGCAAAAGAGAAAGTTGTTATTTCTCTTCCAATTCACTTTGTTGGTGAAGCAGTTGGAACAAAAGCTGGTGGTCTAGTTAACTTCAATATGCATGAAGTTGAAGTAGAAGGTCTACCTAAAGATATGCCAGAATCACTAGAATTCGATATCACTGGTCTTGAGCTTGATGGACACTGGTCACTAGAGCACTTTACTCTACCAACTGGTCTAACTTGGGCACATGAGCCAACTTCATCAGTTGTTTCTTGCCACCTACCAAAAGTAGTTGTTGAGCCAGAAGTTGAAGAAACTGAAATGGTTGTTGAAACTCACGCTGACGCTGAAGCGGCAGAAAAGAAAGAAGAAGCAGCTTCATAA
- a CDS encoding MFS transporter, whose protein sequence is MSLAMLYKERKFWPLFWTMFLGAANDNVFKNALIILITYKNVSLFGLGAESLVAFAGGAFILPYVLFSATSGQISDHYDKAQVIKVTKYTELAFMIIGAIGLLLENYGVLMLTLFLMGGQSSFFSPVKFSSLRTILKDEELTTGTALIGGGTFVAILIGTIIGGLAASAPDATGTAAFAILAFSVLGIISARFQNKINDINEDVKIDYTFVKPTFKLLRDSLRERNSFRAMMGVSWFWFLGSFVLSVMPAIIKNVFYGSEMVTNIFMATFTVGMGLGSWICSKLSGKRIEVGMVPVAAVGMSLAVFDLYYISTQWPMSVTGALMPPGEFFAQPLALRAIIDLLLITIFGGNFYISQLTFMQHSAPLEKLARTIAANNIWNAIFMVVAAVSIIILNKMGSSALDNLLILGGLNLIYAGISYYFFHEEMWRFVVQLLTTFLYDIQIEGEDNIPKEGRLVIAANHTSFVDWGVVMSLSPRPIRWVIDHRYYNIPGLKQFFMQGHLIPIATRREDPRVLDEAYTKLNMTLNEERCVGFFPEGWITRDGEPRRYQPGIKKVVEQTNAQVVPIIIKGLWGSFYSFSGKGVFKGIRWNFLKRRKIKVVILPSIPPERFCYKDLEDKMVVEYKKPL, encoded by the coding sequence ATGTCATTAGCAATGCTCTATAAAGAAAGAAAGTTCTGGCCTCTATTTTGGACGATGTTCCTGGGTGCCGCAAACGATAACGTATTTAAAAATGCTTTAATTATCTTAATTACATATAAGAATGTTTCATTATTTGGACTTGGTGCAGAGTCACTAGTTGCCTTTGCAGGCGGTGCGTTTATTCTGCCGTATGTTTTATTCTCTGCAACATCTGGTCAGATATCAGACCACTATGACAAAGCGCAGGTAATTAAGGTTACTAAATATACAGAACTTGCTTTCATGATTATTGGTGCAATTGGGCTTCTGCTAGAAAATTACGGCGTCTTAATGTTGACATTATTTCTCATGGGTGGACAGTCCTCATTCTTTTCTCCAGTAAAATTCTCCTCTCTTAGAACAATTTTAAAAGATGAGGAGCTAACGACGGGAACAGCGCTTATTGGTGGGGGAACTTTCGTTGCTATTCTTATCGGAACAATTATTGGTGGGCTTGCGGCTTCTGCGCCTGATGCAACCGGTACCGCGGCTTTTGCTATCTTGGCCTTTTCTGTCCTAGGTATTATCTCAGCGCGTTTTCAAAATAAGATTAATGATATCAATGAAGATGTAAAAATAGATTACACTTTTGTAAAGCCGACTTTTAAACTTCTTAGAGACTCTTTAAGAGAGAGAAACTCGTTTCGTGCCATGATGGGAGTTTCTTGGTTTTGGTTCTTAGGATCATTTGTTCTTTCAGTTATGCCCGCTATTATAAAAAATGTTTTCTACGGTAGTGAAATGGTAACTAATATTTTTATGGCAACATTTACGGTAGGAATGGGATTAGGTTCTTGGATTTGCTCAAAACTATCGGGGAAGAGAATTGAAGTGGGGATGGTTCCTGTTGCAGCAGTCGGGATGTCTCTTGCTGTTTTTGACCTCTATTATATTTCGACTCAATGGCCGATGTCTGTTACAGGGGCACTAATGCCGCCTGGAGAGTTTTTTGCGCAACCACTTGCTCTAAGGGCCATTATTGATCTACTTTTAATTACTATTTTTGGCGGTAACTTCTATATTTCGCAATTAACTTTTATGCAGCATAGTGCTCCTTTAGAGAAGCTTGCTCGTACAATAGCGGCCAATAATATTTGGAATGCTATTTTTATGGTTGTTGCGGCCGTATCAATTATTATCCTAAACAAGATGGGCTCAAGTGCCCTTGATAACCTCCTTATCCTTGGGGGCTTGAATTTAATTTATGCCGGGATCAGCTACTACTTCTTTCATGAGGAAATGTGGCGTTTTGTTGTACAGCTTTTAACAACTTTTCTCTACGACATTCAGATAGAAGGTGAGGATAATATCCCTAAAGAGGGCAGACTTGTAATTGCTGCAAATCATACATCTTTTGTTGACTGGGGTGTGGTAATGAGTCTTTCTCCAAGACCTATTCGTTGGGTAATAGACCATCGCTATTATAATATTCCGGGGCTTAAGCAATTCTTTATGCAAGGACACCTAATTCCAATTGCAACGAGAAGAGAAGATCCTAGGGTACTTGATGAAGCGTATACAAAGCTAAATATGACTCTAAATGAAGAGCGTTGTGTAGGCTTCTTTCCAGAAGGGTGGATCACTCGTGATGGTGAGCCAAGAAGATATCAGCCTGGGATTAAGAAGGTCGTTGAGCAAACAAACGCACAGGTTGTACCAATTATTATTAAAGGCCTTTGGGGAAGCTTTTATTCATTTTCAGGAAAAGGCGTTTTTAAAGGAATTCGTTGGAATTTTTTAAAACGTAGAAAAATAAAAGTAGTTATACTGCCATCAATTCCACCAGAGAGATTTTGTTATAAAGACTTGGAAGACAAAATGGTTGTTGAATATAAAAAGCCTCTGTAG
- a CDS encoding response regulator transcription factor, which produces MTMATDKEIWILEDDEGCRFVYEQTLVHRYNNLRFFTSIEEFQKSLSNTEKNPALIIADLMLDDGNFMTYLNHSKDRRLMVIPFIIVSSIDDIDALRFCFMEGALDYLTKPFKKNELIVKIENVFNGSPRRMVQPIAHKSMLLDGKEVEHLTSKQKQLLGLFINSPHRIVSRDDILDNVWGDTTVHPKTVDVHLYNLRRKLHDYGYIIRSEGGGKWSLIPDTYEKTASTDESNVSSSGKDSENSVSENSL; this is translated from the coding sequence ATGACAATGGCAACAGACAAGGAAATTTGGATTTTAGAGGATGATGAGGGATGTCGTTTTGTTTACGAACAAACACTCGTTCACCGCTACAACAATTTAAGATTCTTTACTTCAATAGAAGAGTTTCAAAAATCTCTTTCTAATACAGAAAAGAATCCTGCTCTAATAATTGCGGATCTTATGCTTGATGATGGTAATTTTATGACATACCTAAATCACTCTAAAGATCGACGCCTAATGGTAATCCCATTTATTATTGTTTCAAGTATTGATGATATCGATGCTCTGAGATTTTGTTTTATGGAAGGTGCTCTAGATTACTTAACGAAACCTTTTAAGAAAAACGAATTAATCGTTAAGATCGAGAATGTATTTAATGGTAGCCCAAGAAGAATGGTACAGCCAATTGCCCACAAATCGATGCTTCTAGATGGTAAAGAAGTTGAACACTTAACAAGTAAGCAAAAACAACTTCTAGGACTATTTATTAATTCTCCACATCGCATTGTAAGTCGCGATGACATCTTAGATAATGTTTGGGGCGATACAACTGTTCACCCAAAAACTGTAGATGTTCACTTATATAATCTAAGAAGAAAACTTCATGACTATGGTTATATCATTCGTTCAGAAGGTGGTGGTAAGTGGTCATTAATTCCTGATACCTATGAAAAAACTGCAAGTACAGATGAATCAAATGTTTCATCTAGTGGTAAAGATAGTGAAAACTCAGTATCAGAAAACTCATTGTAA
- a CDS encoding alkyl/aryl-sulfatase, translating to MFYSKKVFYLIVPILTLSSLLSCTRASRYTFSNNSKPASRYTLDVHKEITQELNFDDDQDFKDSQKGFIAKLEGPIKSKDGMKEIFDPTKYPSLTQGKPPETVNPSLWRQSQLTAINGLFRVSDHIYQVRGIDLANVSFIRGKKGWIIIDPLMTTETAKTALELVRKNVENLPVTAIIFTHSHIDHFGGVYGMASKQELESGKIQIIAPKDFVYESVSENVIAGTAMSRRAEYMYARTLDFGPNGSVGTGLGSYTPSGEYAIARPTITIDKDRRLRVDGVNIDFMFTPGAEAPTEMMAYFPRDNALCGAEILGHTMHNIQTLRGAQVRDSLMWSKHIQRALEKYSKADVLFSSHHWPTFGNDRVVSHMVSQRDLYKFIHDQSVNRLNKGLSGTELADSIELNKNLAKNFSSRGYYGSLSHNTRAVYDKYLGFFDGNPAHLNPLPDVQSAKKTIAYMGGAGDVLEMAIKDYKAGEYRFVAEVLNKLVFAQPKNVKAKQLLADTYEQLAYQAENATWRNFYVQGAQELRYGVGMPAPPTASPAILSQMNTELLLDYLSVRVNSEKANSTDITLELNITDRNEKYYLTLRNSVLNYSMKKPQEQNRQLASNDIASISLKHGQFVKLAMGMTSFAELDEKNINYSGDKKVFENLNETLDTFPSTFNIVTP from the coding sequence GTGTTTTATTCCAAGAAGGTATTCTATCTCATTGTCCCTATTTTAACTCTTAGTTCATTACTAAGTTGTACTCGTGCTTCAAGGTACACTTTTTCAAATAACTCAAAGCCTGCTTCTCGCTACACTCTTGATGTTCATAAAGAAATTACTCAAGAGTTAAACTTTGACGATGATCAAGATTTTAAAGACTCTCAAAAAGGTTTCATCGCAAAACTTGAAGGGCCTATCAAATCTAAAGATGGAATGAAGGAGATTTTTGATCCAACTAAATACCCTTCTCTCACCCAAGGGAAGCCACCCGAAACAGTCAATCCTAGTCTTTGGCGTCAATCTCAATTAACAGCGATTAATGGACTTTTTCGCGTCTCAGATCATATCTACCAAGTAAGGGGAATTGATCTTGCTAACGTTTCTTTTATTCGAGGAAAGAAGGGATGGATTATTATTGATCCACTTATGACAACAGAAACTGCCAAAACAGCATTGGAACTTGTGAGAAAGAATGTTGAAAATCTTCCAGTTACTGCAATTATTTTTACCCACTCACATATTGATCACTTTGGCGGTGTCTATGGAATGGCAAGTAAGCAAGAGCTAGAAAGCGGTAAAATTCAAATTATTGCACCAAAAGACTTTGTCTATGAATCAGTAAGTGAGAATGTTATAGCCGGCACAGCGATGAGCCGTCGTGCTGAATACATGTATGCGCGAACACTAGACTTTGGCCCTAATGGCTCAGTTGGAACGGGACTAGGAAGCTATACCCCTAGTGGTGAATATGCTATTGCAAGGCCCACAATTACGATTGATAAGGATAGAAGGCTAAGAGTAGATGGTGTCAATATTGACTTTATGTTTACTCCAGGAGCAGAAGCCCCCACAGAGATGATGGCCTACTTTCCAAGAGATAATGCGCTTTGTGGTGCAGAGATTTTAGGCCACACTATGCATAATATCCAAACACTAAGAGGTGCCCAAGTTAGAGATAGTCTCATGTGGTCTAAACATATTCAAAGAGCACTAGAAAAGTATAGCAAGGCCGATGTTCTCTTTAGCTCACACCATTGGCCGACTTTTGGAAATGATCGAGTCGTTTCTCATATGGTATCCCAAAGAGATCTCTATAAATTCATTCACGACCAATCTGTAAATCGATTAAACAAAGGACTCTCAGGGACAGAGCTCGCAGATAGTATTGAACTTAATAAGAATCTAGCTAAGAACTTCTCTTCTCGTGGTTACTACGGAAGTCTTAGTCATAACACGCGAGCGGTCTATGATAAGTATCTAGGGTTCTTCGATGGAAATCCTGCACATCTTAATCCACTACCAGATGTCCAGTCAGCAAAGAAAACTATTGCGTATATGGGTGGAGCTGGTGATGTATTGGAGATGGCCATTAAAGACTATAAAGCTGGAGAATATCGCTTTGTCGCTGAAGTTTTAAATAAACTTGTCTTCGCTCAGCCTAAGAACGTAAAGGCCAAACAGTTACTCGCGGACACATATGAACAATTGGCCTATCAAGCAGAAAATGCCACGTGGAGAAACTTCTATGTGCAAGGGGCCCAAGAGCTACGCTACGGTGTTGGTATGCCTGCACCACCAACAGCATCTCCTGCTATTCTTTCTCAAATGAATACAGAGTTGTTACTAGATTATTTATCTGTAAGAGTTAATTCAGAAAAGGCCAATAGTACAGACATAACACTTGAACTAAATATTACAGACAGAAATGAAAAGTATTACTTAACATTAAGAAATAGTGTTCTTAATTATTCAATGAAAAAACCTCAAGAGCAAAATCGTCAACTGGCCTCTAACGATATAGCAAGTATTTCATTAAAGCATGGCCAATTTGTAAAACTAGCAATGGGAATGACTTCCTTTGCTGAACTTGATGAAAAAAATATTAACTACAGTGGAGATAAGAAAGTATTTGAAAATCTCAACGAAACTCTGGACACCTTCCCTAGTACCTTTAATATCGTGACACCTTAA
- a CDS encoding transketolase C-terminal domain-containing protein, whose product MTATISPLKVKNHLASAPTTAPIFATKIHNLAGEEITLADPKATRALVALMNQHAVIGGAACHWGGPAAFAEMMSALHSIMFSQGPNWFEKFNFVNDAGHAENGIYALRANLGFDGLTFESLRGFRSITSKLTGHGEAHLNPEGVFISNGPLGSGLPQAQGLALADRAIGNDRVTICTISDGGCMEGEAREAMAAIPGLAQKGKMNPFVMIISDNNTKLGGRITEDSFDMKGSFLALREMGWDVVRVEEGHDLERVYQAIEENIAKAKSNELKPVALVIKTVKGYGVKATEEAKSGGHGYPLGAYDDKLVSFLEEIYSGESCPEEFTNWANEILASKPAPKEGPKSSVPSDKVQPGLANAMIKATKEGLPVFSVTSDLAGSTGVAGFHKEFPGHYVDIGIAESNMVSTAVGMAKQGFIPVVDTFAQFGVTKGNLPLIMSQLSQGAVICLFSHTGFQDAADGASHQATTYFSAVAGIPNTTVIALSTKEEAESLMYQAIKRYEEAINKGETPETTVFFFGREKHPVSYIEGGSYNWAKAQVLRQGTDGIIVTHGPLVQQALKAATELESKGKNITVINNPFINKIDVETFKDQLTKNGNKIVTVEDHQLTAGAGAILCHALKQEGLEFEMKSLGNDGHFGQSSYTALELYKKFGFDAQAMINQF is encoded by the coding sequence ATGACTGCAACAATCAGCCCATTAAAAGTAAAAAATCATCTTGCATCGGCACCGACAACGGCCCCAATTTTCGCAACCAAAATTCATAATTTAGCTGGAGAAGAAATCACTCTTGCTGACCCAAAGGCCACGAGAGCTCTTGTTGCCCTAATGAATCAACACGCTGTAATTGGTGGAGCTGCTTGCCACTGGGGAGGCCCTGCGGCTTTCGCTGAGATGATGAGTGCCTTACACTCAATTATGTTCTCACAAGGACCAAATTGGTTTGAGAAATTTAATTTTGTAAACGATGCTGGCCACGCTGAAAACGGGATCTACGCTCTTCGTGCAAACCTAGGTTTTGATGGCCTTACATTTGAAAGCCTAAGAGGTTTTCGTTCAATAACTTCTAAACTTACTGGTCACGGTGAGGCTCACTTAAATCCAGAAGGTGTTTTCATTTCTAACGGGCCACTTGGTTCAGGGCTTCCTCAAGCTCAAGGTCTTGCTCTTGCGGATAGAGCGATTGGAAACGATCGTGTAACAATTTGTACAATCTCAGATGGCGGCTGTATGGAAGGTGAAGCACGTGAGGCCATGGCCGCAATTCCTGGTCTTGCACAGAAAGGAAAGATGAATCCATTTGTTATGATCATCAGTGATAATAATACTAAACTTGGTGGACGTATTACTGAAGATAGCTTTGATATGAAAGGAAGCTTTTTGGCCCTAAGAGAAATGGGGTGGGACGTTGTAAGAGTAGAAGAAGGACACGATCTAGAAAGAGTTTATCAAGCAATCGAAGAAAATATTGCAAAAGCAAAATCTAATGAACTCAAGCCTGTTGCTCTTGTTATCAAGACAGTCAAAGGATATGGAGTAAAAGCAACTGAAGAAGCTAAATCTGGTGGGCACGGCTATCCACTTGGGGCATATGACGACAAACTTGTCTCTTTCCTTGAAGAAATTTATAGCGGTGAATCTTGTCCAGAAGAATTTACAAATTGGGCAAATGAAATCCTAGCTTCAAAACCGGCACCTAAAGAAGGCCCAAAGAGTTCTGTACCTTCAGATAAGGTTCAACCAGGTCTTGCCAATGCAATGATTAAAGCGACAAAGGAAGGGCTTCCAGTATTTTCTGTAACGTCTGACCTTGCTGGCTCTACAGGAGTTGCGGGGTTCCATAAAGAATTTCCAGGTCACTATGTTGACATTGGTATTGCAGAATCTAATATGGTTTCGACTGCGGTAGGAATGGCAAAACAAGGCTTCATTCCAGTTGTCGATACATTTGCACAATTTGGTGTCACAAAAGGGAATCTTCCTTTAATTATGTCTCAACTTTCACAAGGTGCAGTGATTTGTTTATTCTCGCATACAGGCTTTCAAGATGCTGCTGATGGTGCTTCTCACCAAGCAACAACTTATTTCTCAGCAGTCGCAGGTATTCCAAATACAACAGTAATCGCCCTTTCAACAAAAGAAGAAGCTGAAAGTCTAATGTATCAAGCGATTAAGAGATACGAAGAAGCTATTAACAAAGGTGAAACACCAGAGACAACTGTATTCTTCTTTGGCCGTGAAAAGCACCCAGTATCATATATAGAAGGTGGAAGCTACAACTGGGCAAAAGCACAAGTACTAAGACAAGGGACAGATGGGATTATTGTAACTCACGGGCCACTTGTTCAACAGGCACTTAAGGCCGCGACAGAACTTGAATCAAAAGGTAAGAATATTACTGTTATCAATAATCCATTCATTAACAAGATTGATGTTGAAACATTTAAAGATCAACTAACAAAGAATGGTAATAAAATTGTAACTGTTGAAGATCACCAATTAACAGCTGGTGCTGGTGCGATATTATGTCACGCTCTAAAGCAAGAAGGACTTGAGTTTGAAATGAAGTCTCTTGGAAATGATGGCCACTTCGGTCAGTCTTCATACACTGCACTTGAGCTCTATAAGAAATTTGGCTTTGATGCACAAGCAATGATCAATCAATTCTAA
- a CDS encoding nitrogen regulation protein NR(II) — protein MNKPNSSFSKELLNSNIHYCHIDFDGVCIYVNDLYLGYGLSIGTNIFKYTPDDKMEFFLSQVEKAKKGEACHFFSECINLLGERDLWEVWLQPGYSATGSEASYIEVYSRNTNAGPENFISTLFKNFYTATDDDLFILNNQLVILDINKVTKQALVGSKFSEVIFDDEEYLFFLNTFEQAKRLDGVALKVTHPINRKRRSKKRFCRISVTYIVIQGVGRYMVQIRDVHQEHTNRVTLKMQEKQIEEFERWRSLGQMSAGIAHEINNPLCIIRIQAEQLKDRYAGKIKDSDPGYLKKLESIIKQVDRIENIANSLKIYSRSSNSISKEVHNLDNLIQDSLGLFQAQTGREIYIDFKNPYRGVEIACKKNEFYQVVLSLLTNSYQAVHKFDSLEKCWIKIWVEETMLDHYTIFIQDGGDGIKDKDVKDIFTPFFTTKDVGEGTGLGLSISKKLALENNMILDFEKEFEYTTFSISLGQNVVRPSDS, from the coding sequence GTGAATAAGCCGAATAGTAGCTTCAGCAAGGAGTTATTAAATTCGAATATCCATTATTGTCACATCGATTTTGATGGGGTGTGTATCTATGTCAATGATCTTTATCTTGGTTATGGCCTAAGTATTGGAACAAATATTTTTAAATATACTCCTGACGACAAAATGGAGTTCTTCCTTAGTCAAGTTGAAAAAGCAAAGAAAGGAGAAGCCTGCCACTTTTTTTCTGAATGTATAAATTTACTAGGGGAGAGAGATCTGTGGGAAGTATGGCTTCAACCTGGCTATTCAGCGACTGGAAGTGAAGCTTCTTATATCGAAGTTTATAGCAGAAATACAAATGCTGGCCCGGAAAACTTTATTTCTACTTTATTTAAAAACTTCTATACCGCAACTGATGATGACTTATTTATTTTAAATAATCAGCTTGTTATTTTAGATATTAATAAGGTGACAAAACAGGCCCTTGTGGGATCAAAGTTTTCAGAAGTTATTTTTGATGATGAAGAATATCTTTTCTTTTTGAATACATTTGAGCAAGCAAAACGACTTGATGGTGTAGCACTTAAGGTCACTCATCCTATTAATCGAAAGCGTCGTTCAAAAAAACGCTTTTGTCGCATCAGTGTAACCTATATTGTTATTCAAGGTGTTGGACGCTATATGGTTCAGATTCGTGATGTTCATCAAGAACATACCAATCGCGTCACCTTGAAAATGCAAGAAAAGCAAATTGAAGAATTTGAAAGATGGCGATCTCTTGGACAAATGTCTGCTGGTATCGCTCACGAAATAAATAATCCATTATGTATTATTCGCATTCAGGCCGAACAACTAAAAGATCGTTATGCAGGTAAGATCAAGGATTCTGACCCTGGCTATTTAAAGAAATTAGAAAGTATTATTAAGCAAGTTGATCGCATTGAAAATATTGCAAATAGTTTGAAAATTTATTCTCGCTCATCAAATTCAATTTCAAAAGAAGTTCATAATCTTGATAATTTAATTCAAGACTCTTTAGGGCTCTTTCAGGCCCAAACTGGGCGTGAAATTTATATCGATTTTAAAAATCCATATCGTGGAGTAGAGATTGCTTGCAAGAAGAATGAATTCTATCAAGTCGTTTTAAGTCTTCTTACAAATTCATATCAGGCAGTTCATAAATTTGATAGTCTGGAAAAATGTTGGATTAAAATTTGGGTAGAGGAAACAATGCTTGATCACTACACTATTTTTATTCAAGATGGTGGTGATGGAATTAAGGACAAAGACGTTAAGGATATTTTTACGCCTTTCTTTACAACAAAAGATGTAGGAGAGGGAACTGGGCTTGGATTAAGTATTTCGAAAAAGTTAGCGCTTGAAAATAATATGATTCTTGATTTTGAAAAAGAATTTGAATATACAACGTTTTCAATATCACTAGGCCAAAACGTAGTAAGGCCTAGCGATTCTTAA
- the grxB gene encoding glutaredoxin 2, whose protein sequence is MKLYHYIHCPFCVRVRMALGFFGIKYESVVLDYNDEQIPVELTGTKMLPIMEIDGEVMNESLDIIKALASHSDKDLNLSKLDSESYKLLSDYLDQLGKDVHNLCMPYWAWSKEFTPEAREYFIKKKSAKRGPFHLLVQNKAEYLYGLDQTLSQLPPKLLPFYESDKFTILDILLASHLWGMYIFPEYQFPPQIHIYLQKVKELTKFNYHEDFWIK, encoded by the coding sequence ATGAAACTTTATCACTATATCCATTGTCCATTCTGTGTAAGAGTTCGCATGGCACTTGGTTTTTTTGGAATCAAATATGAATCAGTTGTACTAGATTACAACGATGAGCAGATACCTGTCGAGCTTACTGGAACAAAGATGTTGCCAATAATGGAAATTGATGGCGAAGTCATGAACGAGTCCCTTGATATAATTAAGGCCCTTGCAAGTCACAGTGATAAAGACCTAAATCTTTCAAAGCTTGATAGTGAAAGCTACAAGCTCCTCAGCGACTATCTTGATCAACTCGGAAAAGATGTTCATAACCTATGTATGCCTTACTGGGCGTGGTCAAAAGAGTTTACTCCTGAAGCAAGAGAGTACTTTATCAAAAAGAAATCGGCCAAGCGTGGCCCATTTCATTTACTAGTACAGAATAAGGCAGAGTACTTATATGGCCTTGATCAAACACTTTCTCAACTTCCACCAAAGCTTCTACCTTTTTACGAAAGTGATAAATTTACGATCTTAGATATTCTTCTAGCTTCTCATTTGTGGGGAATGTATATCTTTCCAGAGTACCAATTCCCTCCACAAATTCACATCTACCTTCAGAAAGTGAAAGAGCTAACGAAATTTAATTATCACGAAGACTTCTGGATTAAATAA
- a CDS encoding alpha/beta hydrolase, producing MKTDLKTQLLDSFYIPASDITPTSSQKVMIILHGLGDSLESYKVFTQEINVTGLSYLLLNAPKKYYFGHSWYDIPPSNPVPGIENSVRILTKIIDEIVANNEHIDYSDIFIGGFSQGGCISLETAYLLQHKLGGIVLMSPRIYPERRPQELSNCLKKTDIFCAHGSLDPVIDINQTRAGIEHLVGLGANAQFHAYEMEHEIDIDEVIQLRNWLNQRL from the coding sequence ATGAAAACCGACTTAAAAACACAGTTACTCGACTCTTTCTATATACCCGCAAGCGATATCACTCCAACCAGTTCACAAAAGGTCATGATTATCCTGCACGGCCTAGGAGATAGCTTAGAATCCTACAAAGTATTCACTCAGGAAATTAATGTCACAGGCCTTAGCTACCTACTGCTTAATGCCCCAAAGAAGTATTACTTTGGCCATAGTTGGTACGATATTCCACCTAGTAATCCTGTTCCAGGAATAGAAAATAGTGTCAGAATTTTAACAAAGATCATTGATGAGATCGTGGCCAATAATGAGCATATTGATTATAGCGATATCTTTATTGGAGGATTCTCACAAGGTGGTTGTATTAGTCTTGAGACGGCCTACCTTCTTCAACATAAGCTTGGAGGGATAGTACTTATGTCACCAAGAATCTACCCGGAAAGGCGCCCTCAAGAGCTTTCAAATTGTCTAAAGAAAACAGATATATTCTGTGCTCATGGAAGTCTTGATCCCGTTATTGATATTAATCAAACAAGAGCAGGAATTGAGCATTTGGTGGGCCTAGGAGCTAATGCACAATTCCATGCCTATGAAATGGAGCATGAAATTGATATCGATGAAGTAATTCAACTACGTAACTGGTTGAATCAACGTCTTTAA
- the grxD gene encoding Grx4 family monothiol glutaredoxin has protein sequence MSDNPFNILGKESTPINQGEAVSGADKSQELNIQIETLIKSADLFLFMKGTPDMPMCGFSANTIAMLNSVGKPYKTFNILEDMDIREGLKAYSNWPTYPQLYFKGELVGGNDIITEMFQSGQLQEILNS, from the coding sequence ATGAGCGATAATCCATTCAACATTCTTGGTAAAGAATCAACTCCAATTAATCAAGGGGAAGCTGTTTCTGGTGCTGATAAGTCACAAGAACTTAATATTCAAATCGAAACACTAATTAAATCAGCTGACCTCTTCTTATTCATGAAAGGAACACCTGATATGCCAATGTGTGGTTTCTCTGCAAACACAATTGCAATGTTAAACTCAGTAGGTAAACCATATAAGACATTCAATATTTTAGAAGATATGGATATCAGAGAAGGATTAAAAGCTTACTCTAACTGGCCAACTTACCCACAACTTTACTTCAAGGGAGAGCTAGTTGGTGGTAACGATATTATCACTGAAATGTTCCAATCAGGACAATTACAAGAAATTCTAAATAGCTAA